A single Triticum dicoccoides isolate Atlit2015 ecotype Zavitan chromosome 2A, WEW_v2.0, whole genome shotgun sequence DNA region contains:
- the LOC119359015 gene encoding inactive beta-amylase 9-like, whose product MDALQTQHAAAAASPAARRLRGGGAAPGRVEFGRPRRRGSARDVLSVAGPGRFSGQAAGAVGGGGSKNSLEVEDVGAVRLFVGLPINSVTDGATVNSARGIEAGMRAVKLLGVDGVELQVFWSVVQPESPDKFSWAGYRAVADMARDEGLSLRVSLRIHGSPGGSVPKLPSWVGAAAAKDRDILFTDGAGGRHEDCLSFAVDELPVLAGMSPLQRYEAFFRSFVDAFDDLFESTITDVTVGLGPNGELRYPSYPPGSDVTQFIGVGEFQCYDKYMLSQLKQHAEALGNPLWGLSGPHDAPGYNESPDSSEFFRDHGSWDSPYGDFFLSWYAGKLLSHGDRVLGMASRVFGSKPVELSAKVPFMHWWHGAASRPAEAVAGFYKSNKKNGYSPVAKVFAQHGCTMVVPGMDVCMNKQQRNTGSSPDKLLVQIKNACRRHGARIAGENASLVMTHTSSFSRIKSNIVTVERMRPSFFTYRRMGAEFFSPEHWPPFMEFVRTVVCGEWDEDDEMAASVSTYDELPQPV is encoded by the exons ATGGATGCCCTGCAGACGCAACACGCCGCCGCGGCAGcgtcgccggcggcgaggcgccTCCGAGGAGGAGGAGCTGCGCCGGGGAGGGTGGAGTTCGGACGGCCGCGGCGCCGCGGCAGCGCGAGGGACGTCCTGAGCGTCGCCGGGCCCGGCCGCTTCTCCGGCCAGGCCGCCggcgccgtcggcggcggcggcagcaagaACAGCCtcgag GTGGAGGACGTGGGCGCGGTGCGGCTGTTCGTGGGCCTGCCGATCAACTCGGTGACGGACGGCGCGACGGTGAACAgcgccaggggcatcgaggccggGATGCGCGCCGTGAAGCTGCTGGGCGTGGACGGCGTGGAGCTGCAGGTGTTCTGGTCCGTGGTGCAGCCGGAGTCGCCGGACAAGTTCTCGTGGGCCGGGTACCGCGCCGTGGCCGACATGGCCCGCGACGAGGGCCTCAGCCTCCGCGTCTCCCTCCGCATCCACGGCTCGCCGGGCGGCAGCGTCCCCAAGCTCCCGTCCTgggtcggcgccgccgccgccaaggaccGCGACATCCTCTTCACCGACGGCGCCGGCGGCCGCCACGAGGACTGCCTCTCCTTCGCCGTCGACGAGCTCCCCGTGCTCGCCGGCATGTCCCCCCTCCAGCGCTACGAGGCCTTCTTCCGCAGCTTCGTCGACGCCTTCGACGACCTCTTCGAGTCCACCATCACG GACGTGACGGTGGGGCTGGGGCCGAACGGCGAGCTCCGGTACCCGTCGTACCCGCCGGGGAGCGACGTGACGCAGTTCATCGGCGTGGGCGAGTTCCAGTGCTACGACAAGTACATGCTGTCGCAGCTGAAGCAGCACGCGGAGGCGCTGGGCAACCCGCTGTGGGGCCTCTCCGGCCCGCACGACGCGCCGGGGTACAACGAGTCTCCGGACTCGAGCGAGTTCTTCCGCGACCACGGCTCGTGGGACAGCCCCTACGGCGACTTCTTCCTCTCCTGGTACGCCGGGAAGCTCCTCAGCCACGGCGACCGCGTGCTCGGCATGGCGAGCCGCGTCTTCGGCAGCAAGCCGGTGGAGCTGTCGGCCAAGGTGCCGTTCATGCACTGGTGGCACGGCGCGGCGTCGCGgccggcggaggcggtggcgggGTTCTACAAGAGCAACAAGAAGAACGGGTACAGCCCGGTGGCCAAGGTGTTCGCGCAGCACGGGTGCACCATGGTGGTGCCCGGCATGGACGTGTGCATGAACAAGCAGCAGCGGAACACGGGGTCCAGCCCGGACAAGCTGCTGGTGCAGATCAAGAACGCCTGCCGGCGGCACGGCGCGCGCATCGCCGGCGAGAACGCGTCGCTGGTGATGACGCACACCAGCAGCTTCTCGCGGATCAAGAGCAACATCGTCACCGTGGAGCGGATGCGGCCGTCCTTCTTCACCTACAGGCGGATGGGGGCCGAGTTCTTCTCGCCGGAGCACTGGCCGCCCTTCATGGAGTTCGTGCGCACCGTCGTCTGCGGCGAGTGGGACGAGGACGACGAGATGGCCGCCTCCGTCTCCACCTACGACGAGCTGCCGCAGCCAGTTTGA
- the LOC119353406 gene encoding tubby-like F-box protein 11: MPFRSMVREMRGEVDAIARRRPLPSSARGVRRVAAVAPPGEEAARQGCCWAELPPELLREVLARVEASEPRWPRRRDVVACAGVCRTWRGVVREIVRVPEVSGRLTFPISLKQPGPRDAPIKCFIRRHRATQTYFLYIGLTDSLADAGKFLLAARKYHRPTCTEYLISLDKTDMSKGSQTCVGKLRSNFLRTKFTVYDAHPPHAGPVVPKRWPAGDYPVIQINYEVNVLGSRGPRRMNCIMDSIPVSAIEHGGTAPTQTAFPFFNPKSSRMDSSITPLSSQVESKLVLKNKSPRWHEHLRCWCLNFHGRVTVASVKNFQLVASDESAPANEENDDTTLQFGKIGKDLFTLDYRYPVSAFQAFAICLSSFDTKLARE, encoded by the exons atgcctttcaGGAGCATGGTCCGGGAGATGAGGGGCGAGGTGGACGCCATCGCCCGGCGCCGCCCGCTGCCGTCGtcggcgcgcggcgtccggcgggtggcggcggtggcgccgcCGGGGGAGGAGGCCGCGCGGCAGGGCTGCTGCTGGGCGGAGCTGCCGCCGGAGCTCCTGCGGGAGGTGCTGGCGCGGGTCGAGGCGTCGGAGCCGCGCTGGCCGCGCCGCCGCGACGTGGTGGCGTGCGCCGGCGTCTGCCGGACCTGGCGGGGCGTCGTCCGGGAGATCGTCCGCGTCCCCGAGGTGTCCGGCAGGCTCACCTTCCCCATCTCTCTCAAGCAG CCTGGACCAAGAGATGCTCCCATCAAATGTTTCATTCGGAGGCACCGAGCTACTCAGACATATTTCCTCTACATTGGACTGACCGATT CACTAGCTGATGCTGGGAAGTTCCTACTTGCTGCACGCAAATACCATAGGCCAACATGCACCGAATATCTAATTTCACTTGACAAGACTGATATGTCAAAGGGGAGTCAAACCTGCGTTGGCAAGTTAAG ATCGAATTTCTTGAGAACGAAGTTTACTGTCTATGATGCGCATCCACCTCATGCTGGACCTGTGGTTCCAAAGAGATGGCCTGCTGGCGACTATCCAGTTATACAAATTAATTATGAAGTGAATGTTTTGGGATCTAG GGGCCCAAGAAGGATGAACTGTATCATGGATTCTATCCCTGTATCAGCAATTGAACATGGAGGCACAGCTCCAACGCAGACTGCGTTTCCTTTCTTCAATCCCAAATCATCTCGAATGGATAGCTCAATTACCCCATTATCCAGTCAAGTGGAAAGTAAGCTGGTGCTTAAGAACAAGTCCCCCAGGTGGCACGAACATCTGCGGTGCTGGTGCCTCAACTTCCACGGACGGGTGACGGTTGCATCAGTGAAGAACTTTCAGCTGGTGGCTTCAGATGAGAGTGCTCCAGCTAACGAGGAGAATGACGACACCACCCTCCAGTTTGGTAAGATTGGGAAGGACTTGTTCACACTCGACTACCGTTACCCGGTATCGGCGTTTCAGGCATTTGCGATCTGCCTCAGCAGCTTCGACACCAAATTAGCGCGCGAATGA